GCTTCTTCTTCTTGCGCCTGCTTCTGCAGTTCCTGCTTTATTTGCTCCATGTTCTGGTTTTGCTGTTGCATGCTGTTGACTTTATCCTGCATCTGGTTTTGAGCCTGCTGATTCTGCTGCTGATTTTGATTGTTCTGATTTTGGTTCTGTTGATTTTGCGAGCTGCTTGAGCTTGAGTATGACGTTGATTGCATTGAAACGCCGTTGCACTGGTAAACTGTTGTTATTCCTTGTTGTTGGACGTTTTGTGCAGACGCGGATTTTTTTATTAAAACTTCAATTTCGCCCGAAGTGACATTTTCCTCTTTTCCAGTTTCTGGATTTGTGTAGGTTATTAATGCTTGCTCAAGCGTAAAATCGCCACTATCAAATGCCTGTATTGCAGGGTATGAAACATCAACAGTTTTCTGTTCGGGGATTATGTATTCCATGCACTGTATGTCAACACCGTTTCCGCCAAGAATATTTTTGTCTTGTATTTTTAGGGGGATTGCCTTTCCGAAAGGATTTTCAAACTTCAGAATTATTTCGACATTGTCGCCTACGGAAATGTCACTTGTCTTCAGCGCCTTTTGAACTGAAAGCTGCTCTATTGAAAACGCGAAAGGCGCGGCTATAACAAACGCGCAAAAAAATACGAAGAGACATATTGTTTTTTTTATTTCGAATATTGAAGCTTCACAATGTATTGCAGAGCGGAAATTTCGAAAGCTTGAAAATCTGGACAAGCTCTGACATTTATGTCGGAGTACGCACAAGATTTTCATGACAATCATCTCAAACACCTCTAATGGATTACTGAGTATTTTCCATAATTCAGGTAAATTCCTCCTATTGCAAGAATAATGGCACATGCTATAAACCAGTCCTTTATGGACGTATCCTTTTTTTCGCGGTCTATTTTTTCAGATAGTTGCGAGTAAATGTTTTCAAGAGTTTTTGCGTCAACTGATTTGTGGTATTCGCCGCCAGTGTCACGCGCGATTCCTTTGAGAGCTTCTTCGTCAAGCTGTGCATATTGCGGATTTCCGAACGGGTCATATCCCATTATTGCGGGCTGGTTTGAGCCGACGCCTATTGTGTAGACTTGTATCTTGTTGTCTTTTGCGAATTTTGCTGCTTCCTCTGGCGATATAACCCCTGCATTATTTACTCCGTCGCTAAGAAGTATGACTACTTTTTTCTTGTTAGGTATGCTTGTTGCCATATCCACTGCAAGCGCAAGGCCATCACCGATCGCAGTCTGGCTCTGAGGAGAAATTGCTGCGAGCTTTTCTTTCGCGCGATCTTTCATAGGTGAGAGGTATGCTGTTGTTGTTGCTCCGGAAGAGAATGTGACAATGCCGACATAATCGTTTGTGTTGAGGCTGTCTATCAATATCTGCGCAGATTTTTTTGCGGCTTCAAGGCGTGTCGGTTGGTAATCGTTTGCCTGCATGCTGCCTGAAACATCGATTGCAAGAACCACATTTACTCCCTTTTTCTCCTGCTTAAGCGGAATATGAGGGTCTGCAAGGGCTAATATAAGCAAAAGTATCACCATACTATTTATAATAAATAATATTTTTTCGATATTTTTCGGCTTGTGATTGCTTAATTTCATTGCCTGCCTGACAAGATGCAGGTTGTTGAATTGCATTGCGCGCTTTTTCTTTTTCTTAAGCGAGCGGCTGTAGAAGTAATAGATTATCGGAATCGCGGCTAGTAAAATCAAGTATTCCGGATTGAAAAAATTAAACGGCATAGTATACCCACTTGAAAATGTTTTTATCTTTTTATCTTATCCGTCTTCTTTTCTGGCGCATCTTAAAAAAAGACGCAACAGAAAAAAACCATTCTTTTGATGTCGAAGTTTCGATGAAATCGACTTTGCTTTCAGTCATTATTTTCTTTATTTCGTTTTTTCTTTTTTTTGAAATCTCGCTGAAATTCTTTCTGAACAGTTCGTTTGATGTGTCAACAAGTACTTGTTCCCCGGTCTCGCCATCCTCAAGCTCTATAAAACCGACATTAGGAATAAGATATTCTCGTTCATCGGCCAGATTTATTGCAATGACGTCGTGTTTTTTCCCAAGTATACTCAATTCTTTTCGGAAGTTTGCGGGACTATCGAAAAAGTCAGAGACTATAAAAATTATGCTTTTCTGCTTCAAAACTTTTGACAAAAAATGCAGCGGCTTTTTTAGGTTTGTTGCCTTGCTTTTCGGCTCAAAAAAAAGTATGTCTGAAAGCAGGCGCATTGCGTGTTTTTTTCCTTTTTTTGGCGGCACATATTTTTCAATGAAATCTGTCGCAAGCAACAATCCTGCGCGGTCATTATTCCTTGTTGCTGAAAATATGATGCTTGAAGCAATTTCTGCGCCGATTTCTTTTTTCAGCGCGTTTTCAGTTCCGAAATTTCCGCTTCCCGAGATATCAAGTAGGACAATTGCCGCGAGGTCGCGCTCCTCGATAAATTCCTTGACAAACGGCTTGTTCATCTTTGCCGAGACATTCCAGTTTATTGTCCGTATGTCGTCGCCTGCTTCGTATTCGCGCATGTCTGAAAATTCTATTCCACGGCCTTTGAAAACCGAATGATACGCGCCCTGCATAAGGCCGTTCACAAGCCTGCGCGTCTTTATTTCCAAGAGCTTTATGCGCTTTATAGCTTTCTGCTTTTCGGCAACGTTTTTTATTTTTTTTGGGATTTCCTGTTTTTTGATGGTTTTATCAGCATCATTGGCTTCTGTTTTTTTGAACTTTTGAAATATTTTCGAGCCTATTGGATGCGCCATTTTAAAAACGCGCGAAGCATAATGGTGCAGTTTTTTTCCTTTTTGTCCGAGTGTATTCAAATAATTTTTCATGAGTATTATGAAGAATTGCCAATTATTCGCGGCACTTATCTATGGAACTCTGACTTCTTTTAATATTCCGTCAATAACGCTGTCTGTTGTTACATTTTCAGCTTCAGCTTCGTATGTCAATATCAGCCTGTGGCGCAGAACGTCATGAGCAACAGCCTTTATGTCCTCTGGAATCACATAGCCGCGGCCTGCAAGAAGGGCGTGCGCTTTGCCGCCAAGAACCATCCAGATTGACGCGCGCGGGGATGCGCCGTACTCTACAATTCCGTCATTCCTGTTTCTTGTAGCGTGCACTATGTCAGTTGCGTAGCACATGATTTTTTCATCGGCGTAGATTTTGCGCACAAAAGACTGTATTTCAAGTATTTTATCGGGCGAGATTATTTTTTTGACATTCGGGATTTCAGAACCCGTCATTCTTTGCACAATTTGCAGTTCCTCTTCTTTCGAGGGGTATCCGACAAACACTTTGAACATGAACCGGTCTACCTGCGCTTCAGGAAGGCTGTACGTACCTTCTGTTTCAATAGGATTTTGCGTCGCAAGGACGAGAAATGGCTTCTGAAGCATGAAAGTTTCATCGGATATTGTAACCTGCTTTTCCTGCATTGCTTCAAGAAGTGCGGATTGGACTTTTGGAGGCGCGCGGTTTATTTCGTCCGCCAGAATGAAATTTGCAAATATCGGGCCTTTTTTTGTCGAGAAAGAACTGCTTTTATGGTTGTATATTTTTGTACCGAGAATATCTGCCGGAAGAAGGTCGGGCGTGAACTGGATTCTTTTAAATGTCGTATTGATGGAATCGGAAAGCGTTTTTATCATTATTGTCTTTGCAAGCCCGGGCATGCCTTCAAGAAGTATGTGGCCGTCAGAAACAAGGGAAATAATCAGGCGCTGAATGACTTTTTCCTGGCCGACAATGACTTTTTTCATTTCATTTGATATCTTGTCAAGTTCTGCGGCATACGCCACCGCCTTTTTGTTCAGCTCAAGAATTTCTTTGTTCTCTTTAATTTCTTTATCCGGCATATTTCCCTCCCCATTGCGCAAGGCGCGATAGCTAATAATGGGAGATTAAAAATATAAGCATTACACTAATTGAAACAGAGCGAATGCTTTTAGAATTATTTTTTCACAGCGGATTTTTCCTTAATCTTTTCATTTCTATATGTGTCAGTCCACTTTACATGCCTCGGGTTCCTGATTTCTTTGTTGCTCTGGCACTTAGAATTACAGAAAAAATATGCTGTTCCGTCAATTTTTACGAACATCTTTCCAGTGCCTACAAGTATTTCTTTTCCGCAAAATGTGCATTTCATACTATTCACCTATTTTATCGCATCGTGTGAATTATGCGTTTTTATTCAAACCTATTATATAATTACGATCTATTTCTCTTTTAGGACAAATTGTATCATTACAGATGGGTTTATCATCTGTAGTATTATTCCTTTTTCTTTCAAGACAAAAAATATCGTTACAGGTACTTGTATCGATATCATTTATTGTTTTCTCCCCATATTGTTGTTCTAAATGTCTATATTGGGATATGTCCATTATGATATTACTCAATCAACGTTGCAGTCTCCATTTCTGCTTCAGGCACCATTAATATGTCGCCTATGCGGACCGGACCAAGAACATTTCTAACAAGGACTTTGTCGCGCCCTGAATCCGAGGTGACTTTGCACCTGACGCGCGATATTCCTTTTACGCCTGCTCGACCCATAATTAAAATAACTTTTGTTGGTACTGCCATAAAAAATCACGGATATTGGTTCTACTTTCTTTGAAGTTCCTTTATTCTCTCGATAACTTCATCAACATTCTTTTTTCCTCTGCCTTCTTCGACAACTGCAACAGAAGCTGTTGAAACTTCGAGGCCCACCGCTTTTCCAAGCTCTTCTTTGCTTTCAACAAAGATATATGGAGCTTTTTTCTCTTTGCAGAGTGCTGGAATATGCATTACTATTTCTTCCGGCTGGACATCCATAGCAACAACAACAAGCTTTGCGATTCCTCGCTCTATTGCTTTTGTTGTTTCATTCACGCCTTTGCGTATGTTGCCTGATTCCTTAACTGCTTCAAGAGCGTCAAGAACTTTTTCAGAATCTTCCTTTGAAACTTCGTATTCTACAAAAATTTTTCCTGCCATAAAAAACACCTTTTAGCCCAAGAGGGCATCATCAAGTTCTATTATCCTTTTTTTCAAAGATTTAAATAACTTCGATTTATCCATTCTTTTTGACAAATCTCTTCTTTGTCACTTTGAATCCGGTTTCATCGCGCTTCTGTACAATTCCTCGGTGCCTTGCGCATGAAGGGCATACATAAATTTTATGTGATCCTAAGCTGACGTTTCTCGGGTCTATTTCACGCCGAAGCAACGGGTCGTTTAGCCGAAATCCGCGGTATGTGGTGAATGTCTTGTGGCGCGGAACAATTCTTCCGCAAAATCCACAGAGCGTTGTTCCCTGATGGCCTCTGCCGCCCGTGTGTTTGTATCCGCGTTTGTATGTAACGATTTCTGGCATTTTCAATCATCTCAACATGCATTGGATTGAAATCCTTTCGCAAGCTTTGCTTGCTCTAGGCTTTTTCAATATCCTCGAAAAAAGCTTGAAAGCGCTATCAAGCTTTCAAGATTTTTAGCCATTTTGAACTATTCACAAAGTTCATTGGGTTCGAAAGCATGAAAATTCACAAGAATCTTCAAGATTTATCAATTTATTTGGGCTAAAATCAACTTCCTGATAATGAATAATTTACTGGCCGGTTGCCTGCGCAATCTCGAATTTTTTCATTCGTATTGCATTCATTGACTGAGTCTTTTTTCCGCAGGTTTTACATCCGTATCGTATCATGACTTTTTGCGATGTTTTTGCTCCTGCACGCCTGTTGTTTTCAAGTTTCGGATAAGGCGAGCCTCCGTAGCCATAGTCCAGCTTGACTGTTTTTCTTCGGCCTTTTTTCAATGAAGAGCCTGAGCGCCTTCCTGATGTTTTCACGCGCTCAAGCTTCTGATCAGTATGCTTATTACACTTTGGACAATAACGTTTTGCTTCTCTTGGGTACTTCATAAGGGGCACCTTTTTTCTTCAAATGCACTAATAATCTGCAACTTAACTTTATAAACCTTCAGCCTTACGCACACCATTCATTCGGTTTTTTCAGCCATTTTTGCAGTTATCAGCAATTCTGCGGCTTTTTTTGGAAATTCTGCTGTTTGTCCTGCGTTCAAAGGACCATAAGAATTCATATCTTGCGCAACAAACGTAGGTATGTCACAAAGCGCCTTTATTTTCAGGATTTCTTTTATTGCTTTTACACCAATTGGTGCGTTTTTTTCAGCGGCTTTTTCCATTATTGCGACAGTCTCTGATTTATTGGGCGCAGAAATATTTTGCGCTGCAACAAAATCAATGTATTTTCCGGAAAGCACATCATTTATTATCACGCGGTTTATTTTCAATAGTTCTACTATCTTTGAAAAAAGCGTTTCTTCCTCTGAAAGCAAATTTTCCGGCTTTATATCGGCGCGCGCGGATTGCAGCGCAGCGGTCACTATTTTTCGCTCACGCGTGTCAAGTATGCTTTTGACAAGTGGCCGTATGCTTTCGGCCTCTGTTGAATCGCTGTCAAGGCATTTTGAGCATGCGGCATAGAAACTGGATTCGATTTTCTGGAGCGTCGAGGCATCTCTTTCGCTTTTCTGAAGCTCTCTGAGATATTTGAATGTAAGGACAGTCATATGTTTTTCTTTGCATTCAAATCTTAAAAATCAATCGGGAGCTTTTTAGTTTTTCTTGATATGTGTATTTAAATTATGCAGGGGAAGGGATTTGAACCCTCGAACTCACTAAGAGACTGGGTCCTAAGCCCAGCACCGTTGGCCGCTTGGTTACCCCTGCATAGAAAGAATATTGTGGTGGAAGAAGTTTAAAAACATGTATTAAGAACAATGTGTTCAGCTTTTCTTATTTAGCTTTTTTATTAAATCTCCGCTTTTTTTCATGCCTTCTTCGAGCCGATTTTTGAAAAATGCTTTTGTCGTATCAAATTGATTTTGATAACCTTTTGTATCGCCGTTTCCAATGATTGTCGCCCATTCTCTGACAGCAGTGTGGAATTCCAAATCATCGCCCCTGATTTCTTTATTATACAAAGCAGCATCCAATGACTCTTTAAGCAAATCTGGATTTTTAAACAAGTGTTCGACAATGCCGAGTCTTAATCTGAACGGTGGTGTTTGGCAAATCATATTTTCGTAAGGATTTGTTTTTAGTTGATACCATGCATCGACCATAGATAAAAGGCTTAAGTGAGAGTTTGGCATTTTGTTTTCGGAAGATAATCCCAAACCAAACTCGCGCATAATAGCCTCATCCAAAAGAATAGGTGTATTATCGTGCCCGAACACATATTCACCGGCTTTTTTGATTCTATCAGTAAACTCTTGCGCATTTTCTTTTATCATAAGCTTGAATAATTCTGATTCAGATACTGCATATTGCTTAACCTGTTCCCGCGCATATGGGTTAAGGATAGCTAATCCTGAATATACGTGTGGCTTTCCTGAGTATATCCGTAGGCACATTAGAACTTTGACATTGTCAATCCCTCCAACATAAGAAGGATTTTCCCAAGGATAGACGCCAACATTTTTCCATGCAGTTCCCATGGCTTCAAAACCTACATGTGTAACAACTTGTGTGTCAGCTGTTATCTTATCATGCTCTTGACACGATAACTCTATAAGATTGGTCCCTATCGATTCAAAAGCTTTTTTTGCTTCTTCGTATGCCTCATCTGAACTCCGATAATTTACTAAAACCGTGGGCTGTCCCTTTGGATTTATTGAAGGACCAAAGAGCCAATGCCAATTAATTATATTTACATCTTCCGGCATGTATTTTTCAAATGCGTTTATGGATGGCGTCATGACCGATGTTCCGGATGATACAATCGCATTTTTCTTTGTTGATGGACCGTATTTTGCTACGGTTTCTTCTATGCTTTCAGTTGGCACTAAATAGAAAATTAAATCGCTTCTGCTTGAAACTGCTACTCCATCAGACAGTATATTAATTCCGGTGCCATTGAAATCCTCTTCCAACTTTTTTGTGTTTTGGGGCAAATCGCAGCAGTTCACTCTATAACCTGCTTTATCAAATACCTTTGCATATCGTTTGCCCATATCGCCGGTTCCTATAACTCCTATTTCCATATTTAACTACTGTACAGTAAATTTATATGCTTTCAAGCATACTGAAGAATTAATATGGGGCCCCCGGGAATTCCACGACGTTCAGGTTTTTGACCTCTGCAACAGCAGAGGTCTGTTGTTCTTTCTTTTCTACCCGGACTTGTCTTTTCTTTCTTACAAGAAAGAAAAGAAACCGAATTGAACCCGGATCGCCAGCAATTTCGAACCGCAAAATTTAATTAATCATAAATTATGCGGCTGCCCCAAGCTGGAAGGCTACCAAGTTACCCCAAGACCCCAACGTCATAAGAATTGATGCGCATATTTAATAAGGTTTGAAATGCGTGGGGTTTTCTTCAATTACAGCCTAAAATACGCCAATGCATCATCCATTGTCGCAATCTCTATAATTGGAATTCCCGCTTCCTTCGAAGCGTTTATAATTTGCGGCTTGAATTCCGGATAGCAGTATTCATAATCACCCCACATTTTGCAGTATTCACTTTCTGTGTAATTCGCCGCAAGATTTGCAAGCGAGCCTACAGGAACCAAGAATATCTTTGCGCCGGCTTCTTTTGCTGCAATTGCTTTTTCAAGAATCTTTCCGGACGGCCCGATTGAGCCGTCGTGATTCAAAGTTCCTGTTAGCATAACATCTTCAGCAGGGCTTTCATTTCTGAGTGTGGCTATTGTTGCCACTGCAAATGCAGCGCCCGCGGACGGGCCTTCAAGAACCGGTGCGAGCGCTTTGATGCCGTAAAATAAGTCAACGCTTCCGGAGCTTATGTTTTCATGCTCTTTTGCAAATTCGGCGGCAAGGCGCACCGAATGCTGGGTGTCTTCCTTGGAAAGTACGCTATTGACATCAAGAAATACGTTTCCTGTACCTTTGCGTGCAGCTACGATTAAGTATGCCGACACTCCGGTGTTATTTGTGTTTACTGCAGGGAGCTTGAGCGTTGTGGATTGATAATCTCCTTTGAATATGCGCTGAGGTGGATATAGTGTAATGCCGCCATCATCGTGAATATTATCGATTTTTGAAATTGTTTTGTAGCTGTATATAATTATGGCGGACGCCGCAAGTACGGCAAGCATAAGCAGAACAATTAGTTTCCTGTTTTTGATATTTTTCTTTTCAATCATAATGGGTCAAGCCAGATTTGAACTGGCGACCTCCGCCTTTCATAAACTGCAAAGTGCTGGACTGCTGATAAATGACCATGCCGAAGGCATGGTCGCTCTAAGCGCCAGCCGATTATGCGGCTGTGTAAGGGCGGCGTCATAACCACTAGACTATTGACCCGTTTGAGATATTTTCGTGCTGATATTGTGGATTTAATAAATTCAAGTAATATTCTTTTAAAATGCTTAAATTCACAATCTACTTAATCGCAGATATCAGAGATATCTGAAGAGCGCGATTAACTATAGTTATATAAATCTTAAAAGTATTAAGAACGTATGCTTTTTTAAAAGCACTCGAATAGTGAAACTGATGAAATCCTGATACTTCGTGTCAGGCTTTCGTTTCCAAAGAATGTGGTGAATGAAATGAAATGCACAGTATGTAGCGCGAATATAATTCCGGGTGAAAATTACGTTGAATTCGCATGCCCTAAATGCGGCGAAGAGAAGGTTATCCGATGCAAAAAATGCAAGATGACTGCAAACGAATACGCATGCAAGAAATGTGGATTCGTTGGTCCGTAATTTAAGGAGGATATTTTTATCTTGAAAATTCTTGCGAATTTTCAAGCTTTTTAATACAAAGAAAATCCTTTCGCTTTGCTCAAGGCTTTTTAGCCCAAAGTGAATGGCGAATAGTTAAAAATGGGGAGTGATTAAAAATGGTACGAAACGTAATTCTAACATTGCAAGTGATGCCGGAATCGGTTGAAGTAAGCCTTGAGAGCATAAAGGCTGAGATCAAAAAAATGCCGATTATGGGCCAGATAAAAGACATGAAAGAAGAGCCTGTAGCATTCGGTCTTAAGTCGCTTAAAGTCCTCACAATTCTTCCTGATGAAGGTGGCATTACAGACAAAATCGAGGAAGCTGTGCGCAAAATAAAAGGAGTGCAAAGCGCGGAAACTGTCGGAGTAACTTTAATTTAATTAGCGTTCGAGGCAACTTATATGGCGTGGAAAGATCACCAATATATTTCAAAAGCTAAAAATGATATTGAAATAAATGCTCTTTCACAAATGCATTCTCAGGGAATGAATCCAGTTTCCATTGAAGTTATGGAAAAAGACAGCACTTATAAGGCGATTTCATTGATAGATGATCCCTTAAGGCTTCTCAGAGCGTATGGCGTTCTGGAATAAAACTATATTAAACTCGCGCACCACATAACATAGAATGACAAAGCTCGCAGATATCGTTCAATTTCTTAACGAAACGCTGAATGTTTCAAAAATAAGTGACGATAGCGTGAACGGCCTGCAGGTTGAAGGCGCGCCAGAAGTCAAAAAAATTGTTCTTGGCGTTGACGCTTCTATAGACTTGTTCGGAAAAGCAAAAGCATCCGGCGCGAATCTTATAATTGTCCATCACGGCATTTTCTGGGATGGCAAAGATTGCCGAGCAGTCGGGATAATGGCAAACCGGCTGAAATATCTTTTAGAGCACGGAATTTCTCTTTATGCGGTACATCATCCGCTCGATGTCCATACACAAACAGGAAACAGTGCAGTTATAGCTTTAAAAATAGGATTGAAAAAAACCATGCCTTTCGGAAAACTCGCGGACGGCAGCTGCGTAGGTATTTTAGGCGAACTTGAGATGGAAATGCCTGTTGATTCTATACTATCCAAAATTGAGGAGGTTATCGGAAAAGCAGTGCGCAAAGACCTTTTCGGAAAGAAAACTGTCAGAAAAATCGCGATTGTTTCAGGAGGGGGGGTAAGCTATGCAGAAGAA
The window above is part of the Nanoarchaeota archaeon genome. Proteins encoded here:
- a CDS encoding VWA domain-containing protein; the encoded protein is MPFNFFNPEYLILLAAIPIIYYFYSRSLKKKKKRAMQFNNLHLVRQAMKLSNHKPKNIEKILFIINSMVILLLILALADPHIPLKQEKKGVNVVLAIDVSGSMQANDYQPTRLEAAKKSAQILIDSLNTNDYVGIVTFSSGATTTAYLSPMKDRAKEKLAAISPQSQTAIGDGLALAVDMATSIPNKKKVVILLSDGVNNAGVISPEEAAKFAKDNKIQVYTIGVGSNQPAIMGYDPFGNPQYAQLDEEALKGIARDTGGEYHKSVDAKTLENIYSQLSEKIDREKKDTSIKDWFIACAIILAIGGIYLNYGKYSVIH
- a CDS encoding DUF58 domain-containing protein — translated: MKNYLNTLGQKGKKLHHYASRVFKMAHPIGSKIFQKFKKTEANDADKTIKKQEIPKKIKNVAEKQKAIKRIKLLEIKTRRLVNGLMQGAYHSVFKGRGIEFSDMREYEAGDDIRTINWNVSAKMNKPFVKEFIEERDLAAIVLLDISGSGNFGTENALKKEIGAEIASSIIFSATRNNDRAGLLLATDFIEKYVPPKKGKKHAMRLLSDILFFEPKSKATNLKKPLHFLSKVLKQKSIIFIVSDFFDSPANFRKELSILGKKHDVIAINLADEREYLIPNVGFIELEDGETGEQVLVDTSNELFRKNFSEISKKRKNEIKKIMTESKVDFIETSTSKEWFFSVASFFKMRQKRRRIR
- a CDS encoding MoxR family ATPase; protein product: MPDKEIKENKEILELNKKAVAYAAELDKISNEMKKVIVGQEKVIQRLIISLVSDGHILLEGMPGLAKTIMIKTLSDSINTTFKRIQFTPDLLPADILGTKIYNHKSSSFSTKKGPIFANFILADEINRAPPKVQSALLEAMQEKQVTISDETFMLQKPFLVLATQNPIETEGTYSLPEAQVDRFMFKVFVGYPSKEEELQIVQRMTGSEIPNVKKIISPDKILEIQSFVRKIYADEKIMCYATDIVHATRNRNDGIVEYGASPRASIWMVLGGKAHALLAGRGYVIPEDIKAVAHDVLRHRLILTYEAEAENVTTDSVIDGILKEVRVP
- a CDS encoding 50S ribosomal protein L24e, with translation MKCTFCGKEILVGTGKMFVKIDGTAYFFCNSKCQSNKEIRNPRHVKWTDTYRNEKIKEKSAVKK
- a CDS encoding 30S ribosomal protein S28e, giving the protein MAVPTKVILIMGRAGVKGISRVRCKVTSDSGRDKVLVRNVLGPVRIGDILMVPEAEMETATLIE
- the rpl7ae gene encoding 50S ribosomal protein L7Ae; translation: MAGKIFVEYEVSKEDSEKVLDALEAVKESGNIRKGVNETTKAIERGIAKLVVVAMDVQPEEIVMHIPALCKEKKAPYIFVESKEELGKAVGLEVSTASVAVVEEGRGKKNVDEVIERIKELQRK
- a CDS encoding 50S ribosomal protein L44e; translated protein: MKYPREAKRYCPKCNKHTDQKLERVKTSGRRSGSSLKKGRRKTVKLDYGYGGSPYPKLENNRRAGAKTSQKVMIRYGCKTCGKKTQSMNAIRMKKFEIAQATGQ
- a CDS encoding prephenate dehydrogenase, with product MEIGVIGTGDMGKRYAKVFDKAGYRVNCCDLPQNTKKLEEDFNGTGINILSDGVAVSSRSDLIFYLVPTESIEETVAKYGPSTKKNAIVSSGTSVMTPSINAFEKYMPEDVNIINWHWLFGPSINPKGQPTVLVNYRSSDEAYEEAKKAFESIGTNLIELSCQEHDKITADTQVVTHVGFEAMGTAWKNVGVYPWENPSYVGGIDNVKVLMCLRIYSGKPHVYSGLAILNPYAREQVKQYAVSESELFKLMIKENAQEFTDRIKKAGEYVFGHDNTPILLDEAIMREFGLGLSSENKMPNSHLSLLSMVDAWYQLKTNPYENMICQTPPFRLRLGIVEHLFKNPDLLKESLDAALYNKEIRGDDLEFHTAVREWATIIGNGDTKGYQNQFDTTKAFFKNRLEEGMKKSGDLIKKLNKKS
- a CDS encoding DUF1610 domain-containing protein; translated protein: MNEMKCTVCSANIIPGENYVEFACPKCGEEKVIRCKKCKMTANEYACKKCGFVGP
- a CDS encoding elongation factor 1-beta, translated to MVRNVILTLQVMPESVEVSLESIKAEIKKMPIMGQIKDMKEEPVAFGLKSLKVLTILPDEGGITDKIEEAVRKIKGVQSAETVGVTLI
- a CDS encoding Nif3-like dinuclear metal center hexameric protein, with translation MTKLADIVQFLNETLNVSKISDDSVNGLQVEGAPEVKKIVLGVDASIDLFGKAKASGANLIIVHHGIFWDGKDCRAVGIMANRLKYLLEHGISLYAVHHPLDVHTQTGNSAVIALKIGLKKTMPFGKLADGSCVGILGELEMEMPVDSILSKIEEVIGKAVRKDLFGKKTVRKIAIVSGGGVSYAEEAAKEGADLFLTGEPKHVAYHNIKELEINAVYAGHYETEKFGVIALGKTLENRFKGLKTEFINCPTGL